GAACTATAGAAAATTTCACTTTTTGATAGGTATTTGAAACGACACAATACGTCTGACAGTAGTTTTCTGACGTTaggaaattaaatgttttaacaagaaAATAAGTTATAACACAATGCATTTTAAAGTATGTACTTTAGcctgtattacatttttttcaatcCTGCACAGAATAGGAAACCAATTCTACCTAGCAATGTGTGACGTCAGACTTGAAACTAGTAGCGATTGGCATTTGGCATATGAAAGCGAATAACGCGTTGAAAAGAAAGATGTGCAACtgatttgggttttttgtttctttctttctttcttactttttttgtttttgtttttgttttgttgttttttggtacTAGTCTTTCTGTTTCCGAACGTCGTGCATATCTTTGACAACTGTGTACGGAAACATTCGGCGTATCAAACAATTTGTTTCAGTTGAGAAACTACAGGCTCTTGTTTGTCAGTTTGGctaaaaaaatccaaacaattAGAATTTTAAACTGATTTGTAAAAATCTCTCAAATAACtgataataatttatttacatacgAATAAACTATTATAAATAATTAGGGAATATagatattataataataataataataataataataataataataataataataatagatatgattattgttgttattattaatcattattattattaatattaactaTGTAGGGCATCTATgtagtgcatttttaaatacatttaagaaatgttttaaatcatgaAGAAAATgatagacaaaataaaattgcaatACATAATAACTTTTGGAAATTTCTTTTAatcatctaaaataatttttaattgcTGAGAAAAAAAGCCAGGCTAGAAACctgtgatatttttaaaaaattatatatatatatataaatcaaagCGGACAACTCTCTTCTCTCATCATCTGTACAGAAACTCCAATGCCAAGGCATTCAAGGTGGCAGGCCTGACTGTGCTGGCCTGCCTCTTGCTGGCCGGGCAGGCCATTACTGCCTACTTCGTCCTGGGCCAGAGAGAGCACATCAGCGCCCTggagagagggcaggagaacatgaagaagGAGCTCACCCGCCGGGTGTCAGGTAAGAGAACGCAGAACGAGGGCAGAACCTACATTCCAGTATTACCAAAGCAGTGGTTGAGTAATCAGAAAGTTAccggttcaagtcccaccactgcttgGTTGCCATTGTTGGACCCTGAGCGAGTCCCTTTACCCTCAATTGCTccaattgtactcagtcataattgtaagttgctttggataaaagtgtcagctaaaagTTGATTAATAAAATTGGAATTTGTGCTCAGCCCTGATTTGGCTTCTTTGCGTTCTTCCCTCAGCTGCTCCTAAAATGATGCATGTGCCCATGAACAGTATGCCACTGTTGAAAAGCCTGACAGATGATGACAGCGTCCCCAAAGGGACAGTGCCTCTCTCGGTGAGACCTGCGTTACAGTGCCAACACACTGCTGTAGTAACAGATGCTGTACACCGCCAAAAAACACCCCAGACTGACCTAACAGGTCATTCATGACTATGAAGAACGTGGACTGTATTGGGTTCCAGTTTTCTTGACTTGCTGTTGATTGGTTCATTCTTGATTTTGACAGAAAGTGCAATCAACCAGCTTCCAGAGGGAGGGAAGTGGCCTCGTTTATggtacagaaaagaaaaatattactttgttATTACATGATTGTCAAATGATAAGtacttttttggtttttttggtttttttaagaATTTCTCATTCACGATTTGAAACGATCAAATCCCTATGAAATAACAGCAGTATGttaagtgaaaagaaaggacCCATGTTTGGACCATGTGACCATAAGCGCATGTGTTGTTGGAAGGTTCCAGACTGACTCCCAAGAGGATGCAGGTCCCCATGAGGAACCTGCCCCTAGAAACCTACATCATGGAGGACAaggtggaggaagagaacagTGAAGTTCCCAGTATGACAGctccttcctcacacacacacacacccacacccacaccagaaTGTCCCACGTTTCCTTGCGGCGGGCTTCATTCTCCTCTCcctgtgcagtgctggaggTGGAGGGCAAGTGTAAGCTGATGGCTCAGAAGGGCGTGAAGCCCGGCTTCTACGCCCCCCAGTGCGATGAACAGGGCAACTACCGGCCCCTGCAGTGCTGGCACAGCACCGGGTACTGCTGGTGCGTCGACAAGGATGGCAACGAGATCCCCGGAACCCTGAGTCGCGAAACGAGGGACTGCGGAGGCGGTGAGTACACAACGCTTAGAAGAGCAGATGTGTGCTGCTTTAAATCACGTCAGctttattaataaaatgcagTGTTATGTGGCAACAAGGTCAAGGTCATGATCATTCCTTTAACTCCATTATGACTAAAGGATTCGGGAAAAGACTGACACTAACACAATAGCCTAatttcatatataaataatatattatttaaataatattcatatagttcaataatttcagtaataatataataatacaaataatatttacacaaacGCCACAAATGCTGACTGAGACTAAGGTcactgtttaataaatgtttttctaagTTCAGTCGCATGCAGCTATTTATGTGACATATTTGGTCCATTACTGATATGTGGTGTTTTGCTCTCTGGTTACATGTGCTGATTGATGATGGATCCACTACAGTCAGTGAGTATCTGACTTATCCAGAAATCCACacataagcaaataaacaactTGTTTATGCCTTGTGTTAGTCTAGGTCAGTGTGTAAACAGTCAGTGATGACAAAGATTTACAAATGCATGcgttctaacacacacatatttttctTATCCCAGATTAAAGTCAGCAGAGTGGAAGATGAAAAGTTCTCTTTCTTAAATGATGAATAAAGACTCCAATAAAGAGACTCCACATGAAAATGATCCTACTGACCTCCCTGTCTTTTCCTCTACCTGTCTCCCTGATTGGTCCTGATCAAGGTGATTATAAATTGTGATTATAGCAAATAAATTCAGTTAGCATCTcattctgtttgttctgtttaagAGAGACAACTAACactgttacacatacacacacacacacacacacagagcttctgTGCCTGTTTTATATtctattctatgagtaaactaTTGCTATAATAATAAGGAAATATATCTATTTTCTATCTAAGTATAAGCCTCTTTTAGAGATGGCAGTAGACTGTTAGTGTTGTGAATGCATTTAACAGAATGTACTGTACATAAGAGCTCTGAATAAATGATGCCTTTCTACACCATACGTGCCTGGTTGCTTCTGCATCAAACCTACAGGAAAGGCATTTCACTGATTTCCTTCAGCTccttaataaacaaatatatgtaaatCTGAAGAAggttccaggtgagtaactgtagTGGGCtgcagtaagagatgtagagatattcaacattgtagtaaaCTACAgggagtttccagagaaacaggacattagCTGATGACGGACATCAGTCCGAAACGTTCTGTATCTCTGgatctctgtgtactttactacaattctgaatatctgtattatatataaaatattctttttatttggtatgacacaataaaaatggttaCAGAAACTTGGGAATATACATATAGTACTGATAGAAAAAGGAATCGtataatttaacatattttaagatACAAAACtgataaaacattatataatatacattacaataaaacagatttatatattttctacAAATTTTAAAGCACCTTTTGCAACAAAGGTGAAAATTTTAGATACACCTAGTTATGAAGACTAGTGGAGGATACacgttaaaaaaattaaaaagaaaaggaatggCTAATAAAGGCCACTAAGGGGCGCATTTGTACAGAATGACCCAAATTAGCAGGCTGACTGTAACACCTGGTTGCTTCTGCCTGCCGACTACCGACCTAGTTCCACTAATATCCCTCAGAGAGAAACCGTGAGGGACGTGGATCTGTAGATCTAAAGCAGTAGCACGTCTGAAAGTACCAGCATGACTGTGAATCTGGAGTATGTTCTAGACTTACAGAAACTCCATCACTGTATTATCTGCGTGTGACCTAATTTCATATTGGAATTGCTTCGATTTAACAAGACATatgaatacatataaataacGGCCCCTTCAATCCTTGAATTATCGCCAGTACTTGCACACTTTtataatattacaaaataattattaaatgtcaaagcaaatgaaatttgAATGATACATGATAAAAGACTTTGTGGTGCTCTTTAAAATTGCTGTAaaattgtttgattaaaagTCTGTATTTAAATGGTTATGAGGAAAACAAAGTTTCAATTAAAACtccatatattattattattattattattattattattagttgcatttatatagctcctttctcaaacacaaggacactttacaaatatattttctttctttttttctttttttaaacacacacaactaatgagaagcagcagccaatttgcacacagcaaattcagtcagaaaccacagcccctgggggaccgcacacacacacacacacacacacacacacacacacacacacacacacacacacactctctcaggacaatttagagtgtCCAATCATCcaaacctccatgtttttggactgtgggaggcaACCGGAGATCccggaggaaacccacacataAATATCAGTTTTATGTCACAATAAATTAACAACTGTCACTGAACTAACCAAGTCTTTTGGCCAATTTTCCAGATAGTGCAGTAGGTGCTCCCCACAATTTCAACACTGCTGATGTTTTTTGATGGCGTCTAGACCATCTCATTTAAATCTCACTTAAAAGCATGGACAGTCTGGGAGTTAATCCGGATCATAACAGTGCGCTTTCCAACACATCTAGATGCTTCAGCCACTTTAGCTCAGACAGAAGAAAGCAGACACTAGCTGATGAATATTTGATTGCACATTGGAgcacatgcacagtgcagaGCAGGAGAAACCAGACCACAGCCATCCAGCATGAACACACTCGTACGTATTGTCTGCCAtatcaatattttattatgtaaaatgtaaaagaacacatttttaaaatgtgaaggGGAACCTTTCAACGTggatatttacatgtttttacaGTGTATTCTACCTCTTCTAAACACAGAAGACATTTCACCAAGCTTgtaaatgcagaaatgaaatgaaaccagAGGATTCGATGCAGTCATGGTGTAGGACAAGCAGGAAAAGCTTATCAAAGGAAGACTAAATGTAGTCCTACGATTCCTATGAACAACCGTGTAACTGGAAAAGACaaaaggtctgtctgtctgtctgcctgtctgtctgcggCCGGCTGCAGGACGGACCGGATGGGGAACCGACAATGGACAGGCACcagtcagagaggaagagacaactCCTGGGCCTTCtgagagaggagatggagacGCATCTTAAAGGTATGGACGTATGTGTTTAAAGAGCCGGTTTGAGACGGTGGTGTGGCAACACTGCTGATGTTGGCAGAGGGCAGAGCCAGTGTGGAAAGGAACCGGGAAAGAGTCGCACGCA
This region of Electrophorus electricus isolate fEleEle1 chromosome 2, fEleEle1.pri, whole genome shotgun sequence genomic DNA includes:
- the cd74a gene encoding CD74 molecule, major histocompatibility complex, class II invariant chain a encodes the protein MENQHNEALLERSASSDTVTQPRNSNAKAFKVAGLTVLACLLLAGQAITAYFVLGQREHISALERGQENMKKELTRRVSAAPKMMHVPMNSMPLLKSLTDDDSVPKGTVPLSKVQSTSFQREGSGLVYGSRLTPKRMQVPMRNLPLETYIMEDKVEEENSEVPMLEVEGKCKLMAQKGVKPGFYAPQCDEQGNYRPLQCWHSTGYCWCVDKDGNEIPGTLSRETRDCGGVN